A genomic segment from Actinomadura hallensis encodes:
- a CDS encoding DUF4870 domain-containing protein, translated as MQSELQERTSVMAYGPPPSPGQGQPQQAPWQQPGNNLWQQPQQPHQPPPHQAQQPPGPAWQQPQQGGGSFQTPGHYGPVSHDEKTWSLMAYVGQFLVGAIAPAIVYFGKAGSPFVRRHAVQGLNMGLAAIAVWIVGGLLSLAVEVLIWVPMLFTAAVMFFLVYAGRAANRGEFRSVPPAVAWPLLK; from the coding sequence GTGCAGAGCGAACTTCAGGAGAGGACGTCCGTCATGGCCTACGGGCCTCCCCCGTCGCCCGGCCAGGGGCAGCCTCAGCAGGCCCCGTGGCAGCAGCCCGGCAACAACCTCTGGCAGCAACCTCAGCAGCCCCACCAGCCGCCGCCCCACCAGGCGCAGCAGCCCCCCGGCCCGGCCTGGCAGCAGCCACAGCAGGGCGGAGGCTCCTTCCAGACTCCGGGCCACTACGGCCCCGTCTCCCATGACGAGAAGACGTGGTCGCTCATGGCGTACGTGGGCCAGTTCCTCGTCGGGGCCATCGCGCCCGCGATCGTCTACTTCGGCAAGGCCGGCTCGCCGTTCGTGCGCAGGCACGCCGTGCAGGGCCTCAACATGGGCCTGGCGGCCATCGCCGTGTGGATCGTGGGCGGTCTGCTGTCCCTGGCCGTCGAGGTGCTCATCTGGGTGCCGATGCTCTTCACGGCCGCCGTGATGTTCTTCCTCGTGTACGCCGGGCGGGCGGCCAACCGCGGCGAGTTCCGCAGCGTGCCCCCCGCCGTCGCCTGGCCGCTACTGAAGTAG
- the lepA gene encoding translation elongation factor 4: MAAPEPDKTDPAIIRNFCIIAHIDHGKSTLADRMLQLTGVVEERQMRAQYLDRMDIERERGITIKSQAVRLPWRSGGVDHVLNLIDTPGHVDFSYEVSRSLAACEGAVLLVDAAQGIEAQTLANLYLAIEADLHLIPVLNKIDLPAAQPDKYAEELAGIIGCEPSDVLRVSGKTGEGVPELLDKIVTEVPAPVGDPDGPPRALIFDSVYDTYRGVVTYVRIVDGRLSRREKSLMMATGAAHETLEVGVIAPEPKPVQGLGVGEVGYLITGVKDVRQARVGDTVTAASRPAPEPLGGYQDPKPMVFSGLYPMDGDQYPELRDALDKLQLNDAALIYEPETSAALGFGFRCGFLGLLHMEIVRERLEREFDLSLISTSPNVVYRVLMEDGTEHTVTNPSEFPEGKVAKVYEPVVRTTLLTPSEHIGAIMELCQGRRGVLLGMDYLSEDRVEIRYTLPLAEIIFDFFDQLKSRTRGYATLDYEPSGEQEADLVKVDILLQGESVDAFSQIVHKDKAREYGLMMTSKLKELIPRQQFEVPIQAAIGSRIIARENIRAIRKDVLAKCYGGDISRKRKLLERQKEGKKRMKTIGRVDVPQEAFVAALSTGGGGESDAKGRK, from the coding sequence GTGGCAGCGCCCGAGCCTGACAAGACCGATCCCGCGATCATCCGCAACTTCTGCATCATCGCGCACATCGACCATGGCAAGTCGACCCTCGCGGACCGGATGCTGCAGCTGACAGGTGTCGTCGAGGAGCGCCAGATGCGCGCGCAGTACCTCGACCGCATGGACATCGAGCGCGAGCGCGGCATCACGATCAAGAGCCAGGCGGTGCGGCTGCCGTGGCGGTCCGGCGGCGTCGACCACGTGCTCAACCTGATCGACACCCCCGGGCACGTCGACTTCTCCTACGAGGTGTCGCGGTCGCTGGCGGCGTGCGAGGGCGCGGTCCTGCTGGTGGACGCGGCGCAGGGCATCGAGGCGCAGACGCTCGCCAACCTCTACCTGGCGATCGAGGCGGACCTGCACCTGATCCCCGTCCTCAACAAGATCGACCTTCCGGCGGCGCAACCGGACAAGTACGCCGAGGAGCTGGCCGGGATCATCGGCTGCGAGCCGTCGGACGTGCTGCGCGTGTCGGGCAAGACGGGCGAGGGCGTCCCGGAGCTGCTCGACAAGATCGTCACGGAGGTCCCAGCGCCGGTCGGCGACCCCGACGGCCCGCCCCGCGCGCTGATCTTCGACTCGGTGTACGACACGTACCGCGGTGTGGTCACCTACGTCCGGATCGTGGACGGGCGGCTGTCGCGGCGCGAGAAGAGCCTGATGATGGCGACCGGGGCGGCGCACGAGACGCTGGAGGTCGGCGTGATCGCCCCGGAGCCGAAGCCGGTGCAGGGCCTCGGCGTCGGCGAGGTCGGCTACCTGATCACCGGGGTGAAGGACGTCCGGCAGGCCCGGGTCGGCGACACGGTGACGGCCGCGTCGCGGCCGGCGCCGGAGCCGCTCGGCGGCTACCAGGACCCGAAGCCGATGGTGTTCTCCGGCCTCTATCCGATGGACGGCGACCAGTACCCCGAGCTGCGCGACGCGCTGGACAAGCTGCAGCTGAACGACGCCGCGCTGATCTACGAGCCGGAGACGTCGGCGGCGCTCGGGTTCGGGTTCCGCTGCGGCTTCCTCGGGCTGCTGCACATGGAGATCGTCCGCGAGCGGCTGGAGCGCGAGTTCGACCTCTCGCTGATCTCGACGTCGCCGAACGTCGTGTACCGCGTGCTGATGGAGGACGGCACCGAGCACACCGTCACCAACCCGAGCGAGTTCCCCGAGGGCAAGGTCGCCAAGGTGTACGAGCCGGTGGTGCGGACGACGCTGCTGACCCCGTCCGAGCACATCGGCGCGATCATGGAGCTGTGCCAGGGCCGCCGCGGGGTGCTGCTCGGCATGGACTACCTGTCGGAGGACCGCGTCGAGATCCGCTACACGCTGCCCCTCGCCGAGATCATCTTCGACTTCTTCGACCAGCTGAAGTCGCGGACCCGCGGGTACGCGACGCTGGACTACGAGCCGAGCGGGGAGCAGGAGGCCGACCTCGTGAAGGTCGACATCCTGCTGCAGGGCGAGTCGGTGGACGCGTTCAGCCAGATCGTCCACAAGGACAAGGCCCGCGAGTACGGGCTGATGATGACCTCGAAGCTGAAGGAGCTCATCCCGCGGCAGCAGTTCGAGGTGCCCATCCAGGCGGCGATCGGGTCCCGGATCATCGCGCGGGAGAACATCCGCGCCATCCGCAAGGACGTCCTCGCCAAGTGCTACGGCGGCGACATCTCGCGTAAGCGGAAGCTGCTGGAGAGGCAGAAGGAGGGCAAGAAGCGGATGAAGACCATCGGGCGGGTGGACGTCCCGCAGGAGGCCTTCGTCGCGGCGCTGTCCACCGGGGGCGGCGGCGAGTCCGACGCCAAGGGACGCAAGTAG
- the rpsT gene encoding 30S ribosomal protein S20 → MANIKSQIKRNRQNEKARLRNKAVKSELKTLIRKFREAAEAGNVEEALAAQRIAARKLDKAVSKGVIHKNQAANRKSAIAKRAAALQSK, encoded by the coding sequence GTGGCTAACATCAAGTCCCAGATCAAGCGCAACCGGCAGAACGAGAAGGCCCGCCTGCGGAACAAGGCCGTCAAGTCCGAGCTCAAGACGCTGATCCGCAAGTTCCGCGAGGCCGCCGAGGCCGGCAACGTCGAGGAGGCCCTGGCCGCCCAGCGGATCGCCGCCCGCAAGCTCGACAAGGCCGTCAGCAAGGGCGTCATCCACAAGAACCAGGCCGCCAACCGCAAGTCGGCGATCGCCAAGCGCGCCGCCGCGCTGCAGAGCAAGTAG
- a CDS encoding RNA 2'-phosphotransferase: MDERRAVRISKYLALHLRHRPERIGLVLDRGGWAGVAELLAACARHGFPITRAELEHVVAVDGKKRYVLDGDRIRAVQGHSIPVDLDLPPVPPPDLLYHGTVRRSVEPILRDGLLPMGRHAVHLSPDRETARRVGARRGEPVVLVVEAGRMAADGHEFRVSENGVWLTGRVPPEYLRG, from the coding sequence ATGGACGAGCGGCGCGCGGTGAGGATCTCCAAGTACCTCGCCCTGCACCTGCGCCACCGCCCCGAGCGGATCGGCCTCGTCCTCGACCGCGGAGGCTGGGCCGGCGTCGCCGAACTGCTCGCCGCCTGCGCCCGCCACGGGTTCCCGATCACCCGCGCCGAACTCGAGCACGTCGTCGCGGTCGACGGCAAGAAGCGGTACGTCCTCGACGGCGACCGGATCCGCGCCGTCCAGGGCCACTCGATACCGGTCGACCTGGACCTTCCTCCCGTCCCGCCGCCGGACCTCCTCTACCACGGCACCGTCCGCCGCTCCGTGGAGCCGATCCTGCGCGACGGGCTCCTGCCCATGGGACGCCACGCCGTCCACCTGTCCCCCGACCGCGAGACGGCACGGCGGGTCGGCGCGCGGCGCGGCGAACCCGTCGTCCTCGTCGTGGAGGCCGGGCGGATGGCCGCCGACGGGCACGAGTTCCGCGTCAGCGAGAACGGCGTGTGGCTGACCGGCCGCGTCCCGCCGGAATATCTTCGCGGATGA
- a CDS encoding LysR family transcriptional regulator: MELGRLSTDALASFAVFADHLSFTRAAEELHISQPALHVKVRKLSEILGVPLYTRHGRRLALTPAGERVARFARDLDARVSAFLSDVRGAAPARVPALAAGEGAYLYLLGGVVRPGIRLINGDRARTLAAVRTGRADLGVSVLDVMPTDLEAVLLAAYPQVLVMPADHPLAGEPDLTLADLAGASLVAPPPTGPHRVALERALRAAAVPWTLAVEAEGWPLALHFVSLGIGLAVVNGCVIPPPGLVTREIIDLPAVSYHAVHHPSRADDPMVTGLLSEIRTALRNAPCTSRPPSTSTPAPRPSGSS, encoded by the coding sequence ATGGAGCTGGGCCGCCTGTCCACCGACGCCCTCGCCTCCTTCGCCGTCTTCGCCGACCACCTCAGCTTCACCCGCGCGGCCGAGGAACTCCACATCTCCCAGCCCGCCCTCCACGTCAAGGTGCGGAAGCTCTCCGAGATCCTCGGCGTCCCCCTCTACACCAGGCACGGCCGCCGCCTCGCCCTCACCCCCGCCGGCGAACGCGTCGCACGCTTCGCCCGCGACCTCGACGCCCGCGTGTCCGCGTTCCTCTCCGACGTCCGCGGCGCCGCGCCCGCCCGCGTCCCGGCCCTCGCCGCCGGCGAAGGCGCCTACCTCTACCTCCTCGGCGGCGTCGTCCGCCCCGGCATCCGCCTCATCAACGGCGACCGCGCCCGGACCCTCGCCGCCGTCCGCACCGGCCGCGCCGACCTCGGCGTCTCCGTCCTGGACGTCATGCCCACCGATCTGGAGGCCGTTCTCCTGGCCGCCTACCCGCAGGTCCTGGTCATGCCGGCCGACCACCCCCTGGCCGGCGAGCCGGACCTGACCCTTGCCGACCTCGCCGGCGCCTCCCTGGTCGCGCCCCCGCCCACCGGCCCGCATCGCGTGGCGCTGGAACGCGCCCTCCGCGCCGCCGCCGTCCCCTGGACGCTCGCCGTCGAGGCCGAGGGGTGGCCACTGGCCCTGCACTTCGTCTCCCTGGGCATCGGCCTGGCGGTCGTGAACGGCTGCGTAATTCCTCCCCCGGGTCTGGTCACCCGCGAGATCATTGACCTGCCCGCCGTGTCCTACCACGCGGTGCACCACCCGTCCCGCGCCGACGACCCCATGGTCACCGGCCTCCTGTCCGAGATACGCACAGCGCTGAGGAACGCACCATGCACGTCGAGACCACCGTCGACATCAACGCCGGCCCCGAGACCGTCTGGAAGCTCCTGA
- a CDS encoding SRPBCC family protein has translation MHVETTVDINAGPETVWKLLTDVERWPDMTASIDRVELLDGPIALSARARVHQPKLPAAVWTVTEFDENRIFTWESRAPGVTTVAAHEITPANGTTRLRLTLDQKGPLAPVIALLTGRLTRRYVTMEATGLKAKAEAAAHPDR, from the coding sequence ATGCACGTCGAGACCACCGTCGACATCAACGCCGGCCCCGAGACCGTCTGGAAGCTCCTGACCGACGTCGAACGCTGGCCCGACATGACCGCCTCGATCGACCGCGTCGAACTCCTGGACGGCCCCATCGCCCTCTCCGCGCGGGCCCGCGTCCACCAGCCGAAGCTGCCCGCCGCCGTCTGGACGGTCACCGAGTTCGACGAGAACCGGATCTTCACCTGGGAGTCCCGCGCCCCCGGCGTCACCACCGTCGCCGCCCACGAGATCACCCCCGCGAACGGTACGACCCGGCTCCGCCTCACCCTCGACCAGAAGGGCCCCCTGGCCCCCGTGATCGCCCTCCTGACGGGCCGCCTGACCCGCCGCTACGTGACCATGGAGGCCACCGGCCTGAAGGCCAAGGCGGAAGCCGCGGCCCACCCCGACCGCTGA
- the holA gene encoding DNA polymerase III subunit delta, with protein MSVEPIILIVGDEELLVERAIGDVVASVRADDPEAEVIDLVPGGLEPGRISELTSPSLFGGGKVLVVRAAQDLGKDLTAEVLAYAKSPADDVVLVAVHHGGAKGKALVDGLTKLKARKISCPKITKMGERVDFVRSEIRRAGGKISADGARGLIDAVGTDLRELAAACGQLVADTGGKVDDAAVARYYRGRAEVSGFTVADTAIEGRLAEALEQLRWALATGVAPVLIVSALAQGVRGLAKVGGAPRGARGAALAKELGMPPWKIDRVQKQLRAWSADGVARAITAVAEADEQVKGGAADPAYALEKAVAEIVAARN; from the coding sequence GTGTCGGTTGAGCCCATCATCCTGATCGTCGGGGACGAAGAGCTGCTCGTGGAGCGGGCGATCGGCGACGTCGTCGCCTCCGTGCGGGCGGACGACCCGGAGGCCGAGGTGATCGACCTGGTGCCGGGCGGCCTGGAACCCGGGCGGATCTCGGAGCTGACGTCGCCCTCCCTGTTCGGCGGCGGCAAGGTGCTCGTGGTCCGGGCCGCGCAGGACCTGGGGAAGGACCTGACGGCCGAGGTCCTCGCCTACGCCAAGTCGCCCGCGGACGACGTGGTGCTCGTCGCCGTCCACCACGGCGGCGCCAAGGGCAAGGCGCTGGTGGACGGCCTGACGAAGCTCAAGGCCCGCAAGATCTCCTGCCCGAAGATCACCAAGATGGGGGAGCGGGTCGACTTCGTCCGGTCCGAGATCCGCCGCGCGGGCGGGAAGATCTCGGCGGACGGCGCGCGCGGGCTGATCGACGCGGTCGGCACCGACCTGCGGGAGCTCGCGGCCGCCTGCGGCCAGCTGGTCGCCGACACCGGCGGCAAGGTCGACGACGCCGCGGTCGCGCGGTACTACCGGGGCCGCGCCGAGGTCAGCGGCTTCACGGTGGCGGACACCGCGATCGAGGGCCGGCTCGCCGAGGCGCTGGAGCAGCTCCGCTGGGCACTCGCCACCGGCGTGGCGCCCGTGCTGATCGTCAGCGCCCTGGCCCAGGGCGTCCGGGGCCTGGCGAAGGTCGGCGGCGCCCCGCGCGGCGCCCGCGGCGCTGCGCTGGCGAAGGAGCTGGGAATGCCGCCCTGGAAGATCGACCGCGTGCAGAAGCAGCTGCGCGCCTGGTCCGCCGACGGGGTCGCGCGCGCCATCACCGCCGTCGCCGAGGCCGACGAGCAGGTCAAGGGCGGCGCCGCCGACCCCGCCTACGCCCTGGAGAAGGCGGTCGCCGAAATAGTCGCCGCCCGCAACTGA
- a CDS encoding DNA internalization-related competence protein ComEC/Rec2 produces MTHDLRLVLPALATWLTAATTIALPPLAVHAVAAVTLLTALPLLTRAPATPHNPTPPPLSAGAVGAGVAGGRRGAVGRRRLVGVVLVCAAASAAGVGLRATAVSTGPVRDLARNGGFATAEAVVTGDPRAKPGGGRQVIILRARAEAVPGAEVRVPVLLIASDPGWLRLVPSQRVRLHGRFVTPEGADLLAAVVIVRGPPAVLGPPSRTQRAAEHVRARLRAAVARLPPDQRGVLPGMVVGDTSGLDPGLAEDFRAAGLTHLMVVSGANLAIVIGAVLGLCRLLGLGRRRAPPVAVLAVLAFVVVARPEPSVLRATVMGLIGLLALVTGRQRQGVPALAAAVLILVLIDPALARSYAFVLSVLATAGLLVLAPPWRERLARRLPGPLADALAVAAAAQVAVSPVLVMLSGEIGVVAVFANLLAAPAVAPATLLGALATAVAPFSLPLAQAIVWPAGLAVGWIIRVARTAAALPYATIPWRGGGLGATTLLLAAVAALLILRSRRLRVLAAAAMTGILAAVVIMRATAPGWPPPGWQLVACDVGQGDALALSTAPGQAVVVDTGPDPALVDRCLRRLDVEQVPLLILTHPHADHVGGTSGVRNGRAVQEILTTSRTSGREARLAPGIPIRHANAGQQWRIGDLTLSVLSPHPGPALSPGDDGAAINNASVVVVARRPGFSAMLAGDIEEEAQRALATTVPHVHVLKVPHHGARSQDRAFLAAARASVSLISVGEDNDYGHPSPATLKLLQDLGTRVHRTDREGDIAITRTRTGIAVVPRG; encoded by the coding sequence ATGACCCACGACCTGCGCCTGGTCCTCCCGGCCCTGGCGACCTGGCTGACCGCCGCCACCACGATCGCCCTCCCGCCCCTCGCCGTCCACGCCGTAGCGGCCGTGACCCTCCTGACAGCCCTGCCCCTGCTGACAAGAGCCCCCGCCACTCCGCACAACCCAACCCCGCCCCCACTCAGCGCGGGCGCCGTGGGGGCCGGGGTGGCGGGTGGACGGCGCGGGGCGGTGGGGCGGCGGAGGCTGGTCGGGGTCGTGCTCGTGTGCGCCGCCGCGTCCGCGGCCGGGGTGGGGTTGCGGGCGACGGCCGTCAGCACCGGGCCGGTGCGGGACCTCGCCCGCAACGGCGGCTTCGCGACGGCCGAGGCGGTCGTCACCGGGGATCCGCGGGCGAAACCCGGCGGGGGCCGGCAGGTGATCATCCTGCGGGCGAGGGCGGAGGCCGTGCCCGGTGCCGAGGTCCGCGTGCCCGTGCTGCTGATCGCGAGCGATCCCGGCTGGCTCCGCCTGGTGCCCAGCCAGCGGGTACGGCTCCACGGCAGGTTCGTGACCCCCGAAGGCGCGGACCTCCTCGCCGCCGTCGTGATCGTCCGCGGCCCGCCGGCCGTCCTCGGGCCGCCGTCCCGGACGCAGCGCGCCGCCGAGCACGTCCGGGCGCGGCTGCGGGCGGCGGTGGCGCGGCTCCCGCCCGACCAGCGCGGGGTCCTGCCCGGTATGGTCGTCGGCGACACCTCGGGCCTCGACCCGGGGCTGGCCGAGGACTTCCGCGCCGCCGGGCTCACCCACCTGATGGTCGTGTCCGGCGCGAACCTCGCGATCGTCATCGGGGCCGTCCTCGGCCTGTGCCGCCTCCTCGGCCTCGGCCGCCGCCGCGCCCCGCCCGTCGCCGTCCTCGCGGTCCTCGCGTTCGTCGTGGTCGCGCGCCCGGAGCCGAGCGTCCTGCGGGCGACGGTCATGGGCCTCATCGGCCTGCTGGCCCTCGTCACCGGGCGGCAGCGCCAGGGCGTCCCCGCCCTGGCCGCCGCCGTGCTGATCCTGGTCCTGATCGACCCGGCGCTGGCGCGCTCGTACGCGTTCGTGCTGTCGGTCCTGGCGACCGCCGGCCTGCTGGTCCTCGCGCCGCCCTGGCGGGAGCGGCTCGCCCGGCGGCTGCCCGGCCCCCTCGCCGACGCCCTCGCCGTCGCGGCCGCCGCCCAGGTCGCCGTCTCACCGGTCCTGGTGATGCTCTCGGGCGAAATAGGAGTCGTCGCCGTGTTCGCGAACCTGCTGGCCGCCCCCGCCGTGGCGCCCGCCACCCTCCTCGGTGCGCTCGCGACCGCCGTCGCCCCGTTCTCCCTGCCCCTGGCGCAGGCGATCGTGTGGCCCGCCGGCCTGGCCGTCGGCTGGATCATCCGGGTCGCCCGCACCGCCGCCGCACTGCCCTACGCCACGATCCCGTGGAGGGGCGGCGGGCTGGGCGCGACGACGCTCCTCCTCGCCGCCGTGGCCGCGCTTCTGATCCTGCGCAGCCGCCGCCTCCGCGTCCTCGCCGCCGCCGCGATGACCGGAATCCTGGCGGCCGTCGTCATCATGCGAGCCACGGCCCCGGGCTGGCCGCCTCCCGGCTGGCAGCTGGTCGCCTGCGACGTGGGACAAGGCGACGCACTCGCCCTCTCCACCGCCCCCGGCCAGGCCGTCGTCGTCGACACCGGCCCCGATCCCGCGCTGGTCGACCGATGCCTCCGCCGCCTCGACGTCGAGCAGGTCCCGTTGCTGATCCTGACCCACCCGCACGCCGACCACGTCGGCGGCACGTCCGGCGTCAGGAACGGCCGCGCCGTCCAGGAGATCCTCACGACCTCCCGGACCTCCGGCAGAGAAGCGCGCCTGGCCCCCGGCATCCCCATCCGGCACGCCAACGCGGGCCAGCAATGGCGCATAGGCGACCTGACGCTGTCGGTCCTGTCCCCACATCCGGGCCCCGCCCTCTCTCCCGGGGACGACGGGGCCGCGATCAACAACGCCAGCGTGGTCGTCGTCGCCCGCAGACCGGGCTTCAGCGCGATGCTGGCCGGCGACATAGAAGAGGAGGCACAACGCGCCCTGGCGACGACCGTCCCTCATGTCCACGTCCTCAAGGTCCCGCACCACGGCGCCCGCAGCCAGGACCGGGCTTTCCTCGCCGCCGCCCGCGCGTCCGTCTCCCTGATCTCGGTCGGAGAGGACAACGACTACGGCCACCCGTCCCCGGCGACCCTCAAGCTGCTCCAGGACCTCGGCACCCGCGTCCACCGGACCGACCGGGAAGGAGACATAGCGATAACCCGCACCCGAACCGGCATAGCAGTCGTCCCCCGCGGCTGA
- a CDS encoding ComEA family DNA-binding protein, which translates to MKSDANDRLQSLMRRLRPPETPPSARLRASPERSSVRVLVLIGVVAALVAAGYLWLARPRPVPPPAAKATLAGTQGSSPPPASASAPVVVHVFGKVEKPGVVTLPSGSRVAEAIEAAGGVRKGGDTGALNLARELVDGEQIPVGVPHPTPPPGAPAAAPGASASPGTPLDLNTATLEQLDDLPGVGPVLARRIIDYRTEHGGFRSVEQLQDVSGIGARRFADLKPLVRV; encoded by the coding sequence ATGAAGTCCGACGCCAACGACCGCCTGCAGTCCCTGATGCGCCGCCTGCGCCCGCCGGAGACGCCCCCGTCCGCCCGCTTACGCGCCTCGCCGGAACGCTCGAGCGTCCGCGTCCTCGTCCTGATCGGCGTCGTCGCCGCCCTGGTGGCCGCCGGCTACCTGTGGCTCGCCCGCCCCCGCCCCGTCCCGCCCCCCGCCGCCAAGGCCACCCTGGCCGGCACGCAGGGGAGTTCGCCGCCGCCGGCCTCGGCGTCCGCCCCGGTGGTGGTCCACGTCTTCGGCAAGGTCGAGAAGCCCGGCGTGGTCACCCTCCCCTCCGGCTCCCGCGTGGCCGAGGCGATCGAGGCGGCCGGAGGCGTGCGCAAGGGCGGCGACACCGGCGCCCTGAACCTCGCCCGCGAGCTGGTGGACGGCGAACAGATCCCGGTGGGCGTCCCGCACCCCACGCCCCCGCCCGGCGCCCCGGCCGCGGCACCCGGCGCGTCGGCGTCCCCCGGCACCCCGCTGGACCTGAACACCGCGACCCTCGAACAGCTCGACGACCTCCCCGGAGTGGGGCCCGTCCTGGCCCGGCGCATCATCGACTACCGCACCGAACACGGCGGTTTCCGCTCCGTGGAGCAGCTCCAGGACGTCAGCGGCATCGGCGCCCGCCGCTTCGCCGACCTGAAACCCCTGGTCCGCGTATGA
- a CDS encoding DegV family protein, which produces MGSAVAVVTDSTAYLAPGLAERHGLIIVPLQIAVGGATRDENDITTAEAARALKEWQPVTTSRPAPERFAEAYRAAAGSGAREVVSVHLSAAMSGTVEAARLAAGAAPIPVRVVDSGTVGMGLGFAALTAAAAARSGGTAEQVADAAARRAALTRSLIYVDTLEHLRRGGRIGAAATLLGSALMVKPLLELREGRLAPLEKVRTSSRALARLEELAVTEAGERRVDLGVQHLAAAGRAESLAARLRDRIPNVQDTYVGEVGPVIGAHVGPGMLGVVVAPLS; this is translated from the coding sequence ATGGGCAGCGCGGTCGCGGTCGTCACCGATTCCACCGCCTACCTCGCGCCCGGGCTCGCGGAACGGCACGGCCTGATCATCGTGCCGCTGCAGATCGCCGTGGGCGGCGCCACGCGGGACGAGAACGACATCACCACGGCCGAGGCCGCCCGGGCGCTGAAGGAATGGCAGCCCGTCACCACGTCCCGCCCGGCCCCCGAACGCTTCGCGGAGGCCTACCGGGCCGCCGCCGGCTCCGGCGCCCGCGAGGTCGTCTCCGTCCACCTCTCCGCCGCCATGTCAGGGACGGTGGAGGCGGCCCGTCTCGCCGCCGGCGCCGCTCCCATACCGGTCAGGGTCGTCGACAGCGGAACCGTCGGGATGGGCCTCGGTTTCGCGGCCCTCACCGCGGCCGCCGCCGCACGGTCGGGCGGGACCGCCGAACAGGTCGCGGACGCCGCCGCCCGCCGGGCCGCCCTGACCCGCTCCCTGATCTACGTCGACACGCTCGAACACCTCCGCCGCGGCGGACGCATCGGCGCCGCGGCGACCCTCCTCGGCTCCGCGCTGATGGTGAAACCCCTCCTCGAACTCCGTGAGGGACGGCTCGCGCCCCTGGAGAAGGTCCGCACCTCCTCGCGGGCGCTCGCCCGCCTCGAAGAGCTCGCCGTCACCGAGGCCGGAGAGCGGCGCGTCGACCTGGGCGTCCAGCACCTCGCCGCCGCGGGGCGCGCCGAATCGCTCGCCGCGCGCCTCCGCGACCGCATCCCGAACGTCCAGGACACCTACGTCGGCGAAGTGGGCCCGGTGATAGGCGCCCACGTCGGGCCCGGCATGCTGGGCGTGGTCGTGGCGCCCCTCAGCTGA
- the hutI gene encoding imidazolonepropionase: protein MTVRLLTNIGRLWTGTDVCSNAAVLIHDDRIVWAGPASDLPQRVPGVIDDIVDVDHVENLGGGLVTPGLIDAHSHPVYAGNRWAELAMRTSGSSHSAIAAAGGGVNSTVTVTRGTDPWTLCNGVRERLRQWILAGTTTVEAKTGYHLTRDGELADIRMLRSLEGEPSMPRIHATFLAAHILPPEFFGRRRDYIEAVRLWAGDAAVAGADSIDVYCDEGHFTAEEARALLLTGKRAGLKTRMHACANERIGAAQVAAEVGCASADLLTQANDDDIKALAHAGVTATVCPGSALNSDRPPAPVRQMLERGVTVALGTDHNPGQCGITSMPLVIGLAVAMFGLSVTEALRAATLGGAAALRVGDRGSLAPGMLADIVLWDADHEGAFAWAFGLRALRIWRGGVPVQP, encoded by the coding sequence ATGACCGTACGGCTGTTGACGAACATCGGCAGGCTCTGGACGGGCACCGACGTCTGCAGCAACGCCGCCGTCCTCATCCACGACGACCGCATCGTCTGGGCGGGGCCCGCCTCCGACCTCCCGCAGCGCGTCCCCGGCGTCATCGACGACATCGTCGACGTCGACCACGTCGAGAACCTCGGCGGCGGCCTCGTCACGCCCGGGCTCATCGACGCGCACTCCCACCCCGTCTACGCGGGCAACCGCTGGGCCGAGCTTGCGATGCGCACCAGCGGCTCGTCCCACTCCGCGATCGCCGCGGCGGGAGGCGGCGTCAACTCCACCGTCACCGTCACCCGGGGCACCGACCCCTGGACGCTCTGCAACGGCGTCCGCGAACGGCTCCGCCAGTGGATCCTCGCCGGGACCACCACCGTCGAGGCCAAGACCGGCTACCACCTCACCCGCGACGGCGAGCTCGCCGACATCCGGATGCTGCGGTCGCTGGAGGGCGAGCCGTCCATGCCGCGCATCCACGCCACGTTCCTCGCCGCGCACATCCTGCCGCCGGAGTTCTTCGGCCGCCGCCGCGACTACATCGAGGCCGTCCGGCTGTGGGCCGGGGACGCCGCCGTCGCGGGCGCCGACTCCATCGACGTCTACTGCGACGAGGGGCACTTCACCGCCGAGGAGGCCCGCGCCCTCCTGCTCACCGGCAAGCGCGCCGGGCTGAAGACCCGCATGCACGCCTGCGCCAACGAGCGCATCGGCGCCGCCCAGGTCGCCGCCGAGGTCGGCTGCGCGTCCGCCGACCTGCTCACCCAGGCCAACGACGACGACATCAAGGCGCTCGCCCACGCCGGCGTCACCGCCACCGTCTGCCCCGGCAGCGCCCTCAACAGCGACCGCCCCCCGGCGCCCGTCCGGCAGATGCTCGAGCGCGGCGTCACCGTCGCGCTCGGCACCGACCACAACCCCGGCCAGTGCGGCATCACGTCCATGCCCCTCGTCATCGGGCTGGCGGTCGCCATGTTCGGGCTCAGCGTCACCGAGGCCCTGCGCGCCGCCACCCTCGGCGGGGCGGCCGCGCTGCGCGTCGGCGACCGCGGCTCCCTGGCGCCCGGCATGCTCGCCGACATCGTCCTGTGGGACGCCGACCACGAGGGCGCCTTCGCCTGGGCGTTCGGCCTGCGCGCGCTGCGGATCTGGCGCGGCGGAGTCCCCGTCCAGCCGTGA